One uncultured Carboxylicivirga sp. genomic window, CCCAAAAAGAATTTGATCAGGAGGTAATTAATGGTGGTAAAGTAGCAGTTGATTTTTACTCTACCGAATGCCCTCCATGCGAAGCCTTGGCCCCAAAATTTGAAAATCTTTCAAATCTGTATGGCGACGAAATAAAGTTTGTAAAGATCTTCCGCCAGGAAAACAGAGAACTTGCTGAAAGCCTTGAGGTAAACGGCTCTCCTACAGTTATCTTTTATGAAGATGGAAAACTGGTTGGTGATAAATTAACGGGCGGTATCAAACGTTCTGATTTGGTTAAAAACCTGGATGCTTTGATTCATCACGAGAAAGTGGCAGAAATCAAAGGAAAAATTCAGCCTAAAGTATCGGAATATGATGTACTGATCTTAGGTGGTGGCCCTGCAGGTTTAACAGCAGGATTATACCTTTGTCAGGCACGTATCAAGGCAGCTTTGGTCGACATACAATTACCCGGCGGTCAAATTTCTACCACTCACAAAATATCAAATTACCCAGGTTTTGTTGATCCTCAGCCTGGATATATGCTGGCACATTACATGTCGGAGCAAACAAAGATTTGCGGAACTAAATACAAGGTAGCTGTTGACGTAGCTAAAGTGGATTTAAAGAATAAAACCATAGTGGTTGATGAGTACGAAACCATTCATGCTAAGAAGATTATTCTGGCAACTGGTGCTTCTCCACGTTATTTGAATGTTCCGGGCGAAAAGGAGTTGAAAGGTAATGGTATTTCATACTGTGCAACCTGCGATGCCAAGTATTTCAATGATAAGGATGTGATTGTTATTGGAGGTGGAAACACAGCTATCGAAGAAGCAGACTTCATCTCAAAATTTGCTAAAAAAATCACTATCATTCATCAGTTCGATAAACTTCAGGCCAATAAAGAAGCACAGGAGAAGGCATTCGCCAATCCTAAGATAAACTTTGTATTTGAGACTGAACCACGAGGATTTGAGAAGAATGGTAACAAGATGTTTGTAAAAACAGAGAACCTCAAAACAGGTGAAACAAATACCTTACAAGGCGATGGTGTTTTCATTTTTGTTGGAATGAAACCAAATACCGACTTCCTGAACGGCGGTCTGGCAACTGATGATTGGGGTTATATTACCACCAATGAAGATATGATGACCAGTCTGGAAGGCGTATACGCAATTGGTGATATAAGAAGTAAGAAATACCGTCAGATAACCACTGCTGTGGCTGATGGTACCATAGCAGCTATTGCTGTTACAAGAGAACTGGACGTATAGACTATATAATTACATTTATCCGAAAAATCCGCTTTTGAAAAGTCATAAGCGGATTTTTTGCATTCTACCTTTAACTACAACTACATAAATATCAATCAATAATAGATATCAGAACATTCAATTCTTATTTAAATTATTAGTACATTTAATGAACTAACTTCAACTATACATCCGTTATGAAGTGGAAAGCTATTAACTACTTTATTACGCTGACAGCATTGATAAGCTGGGGATTTTGTCTAATTCAAAATTCCTCGTCAAGCATGCAACAAAAACTGGATGCTATTTTCATTTCTGATAAAATCACTATTACTATAGAGCATCATGGAGGTTTTACAGCTTCCAATCTTGGTAAGAGCACCTTACTTATTCATAAAGTTAAAAACGATTCAACTTATTCTGTTAGCTATAAAGATGCCATTGACCGCAAAAAATTAGCCTATACAATTAATCCAACTGAACTAAAAGAACTTAAAGATTTACTCTCTGAATTGATTTTACAACATGACCCTAACAAAAAACTTTCAGGCGACTGTTTGACAATAGATAAAAACTACAAGCTTCAATCACCGGATGAAAGCCTTATAATTAAACCCGCCAAAAACTATTGTAATTCATATTGTGTGATTAACTGGATTTATCAACATGATCTATCAGGACATTAACTTCTCTGTTTATAAACTCCATTTCAGACATTACTATCTTTTTTAGTTCCTTTTTATTATATTGTGATATTCAGCAAGTAAATCCTTTACTGATTTATTTATCACCAAAATAATAATCGATGAACACCTTAAAAAAACACTCCCTCGCACTTTTACTATTCCTAGGAATAGTTGTCAACCTATTTGGCCAGAAATCATTATTAACAGACACTCTTTTTGAAGGTCTGAAACTTCGAAACATTGGACCCGCACTTATGTCGGGACGTATTGCTGACCTTGCCATTCATCCAAAAAATGATAATGTATGGTATGTAGCTGTAGGTTCTGGAGGTGTTTGGAAAACCATCAATGCAGGTACTACATGGCAACCTTTATTCGATAAACAAAAAGTGTATTCTATCGGATGCATTAGTATCGATCCGGTTAATCCTCACACCATTTGGGTAGGTACAGGTGAGAATGTTGGTGGACGCCATGTAGGTTTTGGTGATGGTATTTATAGAAGCGATGATGATGGTGCCAGCTGGAATAATATGGGATTAAAACACTCTGAACATATCTCGAAGATAATTATCCATCCTAAAAACTCTGATATTGTTTGGGTTGCTGTACAGGGGCCACTCTGGAACAAAGGTGGTGAAAGAGGCTTGTATAAAACTACCAACGGAGGTCATACCT contains:
- a CDS encoding FAD-dependent oxidoreductase: MKEITQKEFDQEVINGGKVAVDFYSTECPPCEALAPKFENLSNLYGDEIKFVKIFRQENRELAESLEVNGSPTVIFYEDGKLVGDKLTGGIKRSDLVKNLDALIHHEKVAEIKGKIQPKVSEYDVLILGGGPAGLTAGLYLCQARIKAALVDIQLPGGQISTTHKISNYPGFVDPQPGYMLAHYMSEQTKICGTKYKVAVDVAKVDLKNKTIVVDEYETIHAKKIILATGASPRYLNVPGEKELKGNGISYCATCDAKYFNDKDVIVIGGGNTAIEEADFISKFAKKITIIHQFDKLQANKEAQEKAFANPKINFVFETEPRGFEKNGNKMFVKTENLKTGETNTLQGDGVFIFVGMKPNTDFLNGGLATDDWGYITTNEDMMTSLEGVYAIGDIRSKKYRQITTAVADGTIAAIAVTRELDV